The Achromobacter spanius genome includes the window GGCCGAGAGCGTGGCGTCGTCCGCCGCGCGCAGGTCCACGGTCAGGCGCACCCGCCCGGGAATCACATTGCGTGAATTGGGAAACACATCCATCCAGCCCACCGTTGCACGCGCATCCGGCGCGTGCGCCAGGGCAATCTGGTTCACCGCCAGCACCAGCTCGGACGCCGCCAGCAAGGCATCGCGGCGCAGCGGCATAGGTGTGGGGCCGGCATGCGCCTCGACGCCCGTCAGCGCCACGTCGTACCAGCGTTGACCCAAGGCGGCGGTCACCACGCCGATGACCGTGTCGGCGGCTTCCAGCACGGGGCCTTGCTCGATGTGCGCCTCGAAGTAGGCGCCTACGTCATAGGCAGGGACGCCGTCCTGCCGCGCTGGCGGAACGGCAACCTGGCCCGCATAGCCGATGGCCTCCAGGGCCTGGCTGACGCTCACGCCCTCGCGGTCCTGCTGCGCCAGCGCATGCTGCAAGGTAAAGGCCCCGGCATACACGCCCGAGCCCATCATCACCGGCACAAAGCGCGAGCCCTCTTCATTGGTCCACACGGCCAGTTCCATCGGCGCCTCGGTCTGCACGCCATGGTCATTCAGCGTGCGTAGCACTTCCAGCCCGGCCAGCACGCCGTAGTTGCCGTCGAACTTGCCGCCCGTGGGCTGGGTGTCGATGTGGCTGCCCGTCATGACGGCGGGCAAGTCGTTGTTGCGGCCCGGGCGGCGCGCGAAGATATTGCCGATGGCGTCCACGCGGACGTCACAGCCGGCCTCTTGTACCCAACGCACGAACAGGTCGCGCCCCTGGCGATCCAGGTCGGTCAAGGCCAGGCGGCACACGCCGCCTTTTTCGGTACCGCCGATCTGCGCCAGATCCATCAATGACTGCCATAGGCGCGCGCCATCCACGCGCAGGTCGGCCAGCGTTTCGGTAACGGGGGCAAGGCTCATGGGGACTCCTGTTGACATGGCGGCCGCGCAAGCTCGCGGCACGGGTTCTGGTTAGGATTCGCCCGATTCTGCGCTGTGTACCAGCGCCCTGCCAAGCCCCATTTACAAGACGTTGCCCTGGCCGTGTTCGCGCGTGAGGCTCTGCCGGTAGCTGGCGCAGCCCGCCGCCAGCAGCAGCACGCACAGCACGGTCGCCCCCGCAATCAGCAGCGACAGCGACTGCCCCACCGCGCCGGGGGTGCCGAACAACCGGTCGGTCAGCAAGGCCACCGCCGTGGTGCCGAGCCCCAAGCCGATCAGGTTGGAAATCAGCAGGAACAGCGCGGAGACCTGTGCGCGAATCTGGTTGGGCGGCAGGATCTGCATGGCGGCGGTGGACGTCGGCATCGGAAACGAGGCAAAGAACATGGCGGGCAGCAGCAGCCCCACCGACAGCCACAAGCTGTCCACCTGCGTGAACGCCACCGCCGGCAGCGCCATGCCCACCGCGCCGATCACGCCCGCGCGCAACGGCGCATCGCGATAGCCCCGCTTGGCCAGCCCATCCATCAACCAGCCGCCGCAGAAGACGCCGGCCGTGTTGGCCACCAGCACCACCACGCCCAGCATGTAGCCGGTGTCCACGGGCGACATGCCGAAGCGGCGCATGTAGAACGCGGGCGTCCAGCTCAGCAGCGCGAACAGCACCATGGCGTAGAAAGAAAAGCCCAGGTAGTGGCAGAAGAAGGTGCGCCGGTGCCGCCCCAGAAACTCGAACGTGTCGCGGATGCTGGGCTTTTGCGCCTGGCCGTCGGCGGCGCGGCGCAGGCCCAGGCGCTGCGGGTCGCGCACGGTCAACAGAATCAGCAGCGCCACCAGCAAGCCGGGTAGCCCCACGATAAAAAACGTAACCTGCCAGGGCCGCATCGCGCCCACCCAGGGCACGACCACGCTGTCCACGCTTTTCAGCAGATTGATGACGTAGCCGCCGATCAGGAAGGCCATGCCGCCGCCAATGAACGACCCTATCGAATAGACGCCCACCGCGCGGCCGAGCTTGTCGCGCGGGAACATGTCGCTAAGCATGGAATAGGTGGCGGGCGACAAGGCGGCCTCGCCCACGCCCACGCCGATGCGCGCCAGGAACATGTGCGCAAAGTTGCGCGACAGGCCACAGGCAGCCGTCGCCAGGCTCCAGAACGCCACGCCGATCGCGATGATCTTCGGGCGCGAATAGCGGTCGGCCAGCAAGGCGATGGGAATGCCCATGACGGCATAGAACAAGGAAAACGCCAGACCGTGCAGCAGGCTGAACTGCGTGTCTGACAGTTGCAGATCGTGCTTGATCGGTTCGATCATCAGCGCCAGGATCTGCCGGTCGACGAAGGAAAATATGTACGCTAGCATGCATATCACCACGACGTACCACTCGTAGGCGTAGCGTCTTTTGGCCAGTGGCGGCAACGTGGCGTCAGTCATTTTTTTCCCTTGTCTTGTCCTTGTTTTGTCCATCGTTTGTAGGTCTTTGCGCCGCCTGACTCTATACGCCGCGCGCAACGACTGTTCCCACCGCGCAGGAAAGCATGTTCAACGACACCTATCCGCTGAACCGCCATTGCTTGCTGAACTCGGGCAACGCCGCCGAGGTCAAGGATCAGGTCAGCCAACACTTGTGGTCGCACCGCATGTGCGTCGCCCAGGGAAAACCCTTGCAGTCGCGGCTTTACGGCGTGTTCTTCGGCAACGCCGCGCTGTTCGATCTGCACTACGGCGCCGAAGTCGAGATCGACGCGGGCGACATCGCCAGCTACTACCTGATCCGCATCACGCTGCAAGGCTCGGGCCTGGTCACGCTGGGCAAGCGCAGCGCGGCCATGCAAGCGGGCAGCCTGACGATTTCATCGCCGTCCGAGCCCAGCATCATCAGCATCGGCCGCGACTGCCGCAACCTGATCCTGCGTGTGGAACGCCAGGCGCTTGAACATCAGTTGCAACGCCTGCTGGACCGGCCCATCAAGCACGCGCTGGTCTTCGACCTGGCGGTCGGCCCCGATTCCCCCGGCCTGGCCGCCGTGCGCGAAACGCTGGACTATCTTTGCCGGCTGTACCAGCACCCCGCCATCGATGGCGTCACGCAGACGCTGGCGGCGGGCTTTTCCGACTACCTGCTGGCCTTGCTGCTGACGCAGTTGCCGCACAACTATTCCGACGCGCTGCGCGCCGACCATCGCCAGCCCTTGCCGCAGCATGTGCGCCGCGCACGCGACTACATCGAGACCCATGTCGATGAGGCGATCTCATTGGCTGACCTGGCGGCGCATTGTGGCGTGTCCGTGCGTACGCTGCAAAACGGCTTCACGCAGTTTCTCAAGCAAAGCCCCAGCGACTACGTGCGCAACCAGCGCCTGACGCTGGTGCACGCCGCGCTGGAACAGGCCCGCGCGGGCGACAGCGTGACCGACATCCTGCTGCGCCACGGCGTAACCAGCTTCGGCCATTTCGCCACGCACTACCGCAAGCGCTACGGCTGCCTGCCATCAGACACCCTGCGCCAAAATCGTAGGATGGGTGAAGCGCGAGGCGCTATCCAGAAAAAATAGAATGGAGATCGCGCGTAACCCATCGGGCAGAGGTGGCGTTGTGGCTGGTGACGTTAAGAACTCCACCGCTGTTTGATGGGTTGCGCGCGTTGCGCAGCATTGTTCTTTTTTAAGGATTCTCGCGCTTCACCCATCCTACGGGGTTACGCGCGATGCGCAGCATTCGCGCGTAACTCATCGCTGCCTGCCATCAGACACCCTGCGCCAAAATCGTAGGATGGGTGAAGCGCGAGGCGCTATCCAGAAGAAATGGAATGGAGATCGCGCAACCCATCGCGCGGGGGTGGTGCTGTGGCTGATGGCGTTAAGAATTCCACCGTTGCTTGATGGGTTGCGCGCGTTGCGCAGCATTGTTCTTTTTTAAGGATTCTCGCGCTTCACCCATCCTACGAGGTCGCGCGCGATGCAATCCCTTGCCGGATCTGAACGGCGCTTGCGCGTTTGGCGCAGCCCGCGCCCCGCGCCACCGCTAGGATCAAGCCTTCATCGAAGGAGCTTGATCATGCGAATCAGCGTCATAGGCGGCGGACACGGCTGCTACGCGGCAGCCGCCGAACTTGCCGAAAACGGACACGAGGTGCGCTGGTGGCGCCGCGACGGCGCCGCCTTCCAGGGCTTGCGCGACGCCGGCGCGCTGACGGTCACCGACTATCGCGGCACGCGCCACGTTCCCTTGGGCACCGGCCCGGGCCACATTGCCCTGGCCGACGCCTTGCCAGAAGCGGTGGCCGACGCGCAAGTGCTGGTCATTCCCCTGCCCTGCACCACCCACGACGCGCTTGCCCCCGCCTTGGCGCCGCTGCTGCAAGACGACCAGGTGGTGTTCCTGCCACCCGGAACCTTCGGCAGCTACATCTTCGCGCGCGCGCAGAAAGACGCCGGCAACCCCGCCCGCGTCGCCTACGCGGAAACCGGCACGCTGCCCTATCTGGCGCGCAAGCACGGCAACACGGTGGTGATCAGCGGCTACGCCACGCGCCTGCCCACCGGCGTGTTCCCAAGCCGCCTGGCCGACAATGCGCTGGCGCTGCTGGGCCAGGCCTACCCCAGCATCGAGCCCATTGAAGACGGGCTGGCCGGCGCATTGATGAACGCCGGCCCCATCATCCACCCGCCGCTTATCCTGATGAATGCCGGCCCCTTGGAGCATTTCGACAAGTGGGACATCCACAACGAAGGCACGCAGCCGTCCATCCGCCGCGTGACCGACGCGCTGGACGCCGAACGCGTGGCCATCCGCGAGGCGCTGGGCTACGCCGCGCCGCACTTTCCGCTGGCCGATCACTACGCCAGCGAAGGCGACGAATGGATGTACGGCCGCGGCGCGCACGGCAAGCTGACCGACAGCGGCGACTGGCGCGAAACCATCGACCTGCACACGCACCGCTACATGCTGGAAGACACGCGGCTGGGCCTGTCATTCCTGGTATCCACCGGCCGCTGGGCGGGCGTGCCGACGCCGGTGGCGCAGGGGCTGCTGAACATCGCCAGCGCCATTACCGGCCGTGATCTCTACGCCGAAGGCCGCACGCTGGAACGCCTGGGGCTGGACCGCTTGTCGCGCGCCGGCATGGCGGAACTGCTGGAACAGGGGTGCTGACCATGGAAGACAGAATCTGCGTGATCGGCGCCGGCCGCATGGGCGAAGGCATCACCTTGTCGTACGTGCATGCCGGCCGCGAGGTGACGCTTATCGACATCAAGCCAAGAATGGCCGCCGAGCAAGCCGAGCACCACGCGCGCGTGCGGGCCAACCTGCGGCGCGAACTGGGCACCTTGAGCCGGCTGGGCCTGCTGGACGCCGCACAAGCCGACACCGCCATGCAGCGCGTGCGCCTGTGCGGGCGCGATGACGCCACCGCCGACGTGCAAGCCGCGCGCGTCGTCTTCGAAGCCGTGCCCGAACGCCTGGACGCCAAGCGCGACGCCTTCGCCTGGCTGGGGCAAGTCTGCGGGAAGGACGCCATCATCGCATCAACCACTTCCACGTTTCTGGTGACCGAGCTGGCGGAACTGGTGCAATACCCAGAGCGCTTTCTGAACGCGCACTGGCTCAATCCGGCGTATCTGATTCCGCTGGTTGAGGTCAGCCGTGGGCCGCGTACGAATGATGCCGCCTTGCAAGCCTTGCTGGACGTGCTGCGTCAGGCCGGCAAGGTGCCCGTGCAGTGCGCGCCCTCGGCGGGCTACATCGTGCCGCGCATCCAGGCACTGGCGATGAACGAAGCCGCCCGCATGGTCGAGGAAGGCGTGGCCAGCGCCGAAGACATCGACACCGCCGTGCGCCTGGGGTTCGGTTTGCGCTTTTCGGTGCTGGGCTTGCTGGAATTCATCGACTGGGGCGGCGGCGACATCCTGTACTACGCCTCGCGCTACCTTGAAGGCGAGATCGGCCCGCGCTTCGCGTCGCCGGACGTCATCGCCCGCAACATGGAACAAGGCCGCAACGGCCTGCGCGATGGCAAAGGTTTTTACGACTATGCGGGCGTGGACGTGGATGCCTACAAGATGGAACGCCTGGGGCAGTTGTGCAAGCGGCTGGAAATGATGGGGCTATTGCCGCGCGCGGGTGGTGCGCGCCAGCCGCCCCCTTAGTGCGCGTCCGCCTCAAGAATGCGATACGCCAGGCGCACGCGGGCTTCGTTCGGAATATTCCGATTGGCCAGGATCACCACGCCGACCTTCCTGGCCGGCACGAACGCCACGTAGGCGCCGAAGCCGTTGGTGGAACCGGTCTTGTTGATCCACACATCGGCGCGCGGCGCCTGCGGCGGGGTCAAGGCCTTGGCGGGGTAGCTCCGGCTGTTCAAGGTGCCGGCGTTGGCGGCCAGCAGCGCTTCCAGCGTCACGGGGTACGCCAGTTGTTCCCACGCCAGGTCCTGCGTCATCGGGCCCACGTCGTAGTAACCCACGTGCGTATCCGCCAGCGCCTTGGCCATCACGGCGTCACCAATGACGCGCTTGGCAATCTTCGCTTCCCGCGCGGCCTTGGCGCTGAATTCGCGCGGGGCAGACGCGACGCCCATGTTCGCGTCCACAAAACGGATCAGGTCGCTGGCGCTGGTCTTCACGCCGTAGGCTTCGTCGGCCAGCACGCCCGGGTTCACGCGCACCGGCGCGTTCTGCTTGTTGTAGCCCTGCGCGTAGTCGCCCATCCTGGCGGCCGGCACGTGGATATACGTGTTGGCCAAGCCCAGCATGGGCAACAGCGTCTTCTCCATGGCTTGCGCATAAGGCTCACCCAGGCTCTTGGCCGCCACCACGCCCAGCATGCCGATGCTGGGGTTGGCGTAGGTGCGGTACGTGCCCGGCGCGTAGCGCGGCGTCCACGCGGCCAGGTAGGCCATCAGCTGGGCGTCGTTCGTCACCGCGTCCGGCACTTGCAAGGGAAAGCCTCCGCCCGTGTGCGTACCCAGGTGGATCAGGTTCAGCTTGCCGAATGCCGTGCCTTGCAAGGCCGGCACGAAGCGCGCCGGGCTATCGGTCAGCGACAGCTTGCCCAGCGCTTGGGCATAGGTCGCCAAGGTGACGGTAAAGGTCTTGCTGATGGAGCCTAGCTCGAACAGCGTGTCGCGGCTGACGGGCGTGTGCGTTTGCAGCGAGGCCACGCCATAGTTCCGGAATTCATGGTGGCCGTCGCGCGTGACGGCAATCGCCAGGCCGGCCACGTCGTACTCCTGCATCAGCGCGTGCACGGCGTCATCGATATCGACGCCAGGAGGCACCGGCTCGGCACGCACGGGCTGGCTGGAGGCGGCGGATTGATCGGCCGTTGCAGGCGACGAGCCCGCCTGAACGCCGGACACGGCCACCAACGAAAACACAGCGCCGCCGGCCACGGTGGCCAGGGCTTGCAAGAAGGCGCGTCGCGCGGCGTGAAACGTCATTCCTATCGTCCTCTTGGTTTGCGCCGGCCCAACAACGCAGGCGGCGCACGCGACATAGTACTAACCCTGAATCAATTACGACAGGAACTTGGCTATTCTCTACCCCGTCGATTCAAAACCGCGTAGAAGAGATTGGCCCTTGCGGCCGGCGCCGACGGAGCAACCGCCCCGGAAACTCTCAGGCAACAGGACTGCGCGCGTCTAGACAATCTGGAGAGAGGCGCGGTGCGCGCCCACCGAAGGGGAACCCGCCGCAAAGCCGGCCGGGTGAAGCACTCAGGTATCAAAGACAGATGGGGTGCCGCATCCGTATTGGTCGCGGCCACACCGTCTGGAGCCACCATGCCTCGCATCGCCATCATTGGCGCCGGTATCACCGGCGTCACGTCCGCCTATGCCTTGTGCAAACTGAAATACCAGGTCACCGTCTACGACCGCCAGCGCTATCCCGCCATGGAAACGTCCTACGCCAACGGCGGCCAACTGTCCGCCAGCAACGCCGAGGTCTGGAACAGCACCGCGACCATTTTCAAAGGGCTGCGCTGGATGCTGCGCAAGAACGCGCCGCTATTGCTGAACCCCCGGTTCAGTTGGCACAAGTATTCGTGGCTGGCGCCGTTCATGGCGCAAATTCCCAATTACCGCGACAACACCATCGCCACCACCCGCCTGGCGATCCAGGCGCGCCAGCACCTGTTTGACATGGCCGAGGCCGAAGGCATCGACTTCGACCTGGAACGCCGGGGCATCCTGCACATCTACCATGACGCTGCCAGCTTCAAGGCGGCGCACCGCGCCAACACGCTGCTGCAAGCCGGCGGCCTGGACCGCTACGCGGTGACGGCCGACGAAGCCCGCGCCATCGAACCCACCCTGCAAACCGGATGCCACGGCGGCTTCTACACGCCATCGGACGCCACCGGCGACATCCATAAGTTCACCCGAGGCCTGGCCCGCGCCTGCGAACGCCGTGGCGTGAGCTTCGTGCAAGACGCCGACATCGGCGCCATCCGCCCGCACAACGGCGGTTACGGGCTGGAGGTGCGGCGCAACGGCGGCACCGAACGCGAACCGCACGAGGCCGACGCCATCGTGGTGTGCGCGGGATCCGCCAGCCGACAATTCGCCAAGCTGCTGGGCGACAGGTTGAACATCTACCCGGTCA containing:
- a CDS encoding Zn-dependent hydrolase, whose protein sequence is MSLAPVTETLADLRVDGARLWQSLMDLAQIGGTEKGGVCRLALTDLDRQGRDLFVRWVQEAGCDVRVDAIGNIFARRPGRNNDLPAVMTGSHIDTQPTGGKFDGNYGVLAGLEVLRTLNDHGVQTEAPMELAVWTNEEGSRFVPVMMGSGVYAGAFTLQHALAQQDREGVSVSQALEAIGYAGQVAVPPARQDGVPAYDVGAYFEAHIEQGPVLEAADTVIGVVTAALGQRWYDVALTGVEAHAGPTPMPLRRDALLAASELVLAVNQIALAHAPDARATVGWMDVFPNSRNVIPGRVRLTVDLRAADDATLSAMDAALRAAVDAAANSRGVTAQIEQVVYFAPQPFTPALVQSVREGARELSLSAMNVVSGAGHDAVYVARVAPAAMIFVPCKDGISHNEIEDARPDHLEAGCNVLLRAMLAQAGVAN
- a CDS encoding spinster family MFS transporter; the encoded protein is MTDATLPPLAKRRYAYEWYVVVICMLAYIFSFVDRQILALMIEPIKHDLQLSDTQFSLLHGLAFSLFYAVMGIPIALLADRYSRPKIIAIGVAFWSLATAACGLSRNFAHMFLARIGVGVGEAALSPATYSMLSDMFPRDKLGRAVGVYSIGSFIGGGMAFLIGGYVINLLKSVDSVVVPWVGAMRPWQVTFFIVGLPGLLVALLILLTVRDPQRLGLRRAADGQAQKPSIRDTFEFLGRHRRTFFCHYLGFSFYAMVLFALLSWTPAFYMRRFGMSPVDTGYMLGVVVLVANTAGVFCGGWLMDGLAKRGYRDAPLRAGVIGAVGMALPAVAFTQVDSLWLSVGLLLPAMFFASFPMPTSTAAMQILPPNQIRAQVSALFLLISNLIGLGLGTTAVALLTDRLFGTPGAVGQSLSLLIAGATVLCVLLLAAGCASYRQSLTREHGQGNVL
- a CDS encoding helix-turn-helix domain-containing protein, whose product is MFNDTYPLNRHCLLNSGNAAEVKDQVSQHLWSHRMCVAQGKPLQSRLYGVFFGNAALFDLHYGAEVEIDAGDIASYYLIRITLQGSGLVTLGKRSAAMQAGSLTISSPSEPSIISIGRDCRNLILRVERQALEHQLQRLLDRPIKHALVFDLAVGPDSPGLAAVRETLDYLCRLYQHPAIDGVTQTLAAGFSDYLLALLLTQLPHNYSDALRADHRQPLPQHVRRARDYIETHVDEAISLADLAAHCGVSVRTLQNGFTQFLKQSPSDYVRNQRLTLVHAALEQARAGDSVTDILLRHGVTSFGHFATHYRKRYGCLPSDTLRQNRRMGEARGAIQKK
- a CDS encoding NAD/NADP-dependent octopine/nopaline dehydrogenase family protein, encoding MRISVIGGGHGCYAAAAELAENGHEVRWWRRDGAAFQGLRDAGALTVTDYRGTRHVPLGTGPGHIALADALPEAVADAQVLVIPLPCTTHDALAPALAPLLQDDQVVFLPPGTFGSYIFARAQKDAGNPARVAYAETGTLPYLARKHGNTVVISGYATRLPTGVFPSRLADNALALLGQAYPSIEPIEDGLAGALMNAGPIIHPPLILMNAGPLEHFDKWDIHNEGTQPSIRRVTDALDAERVAIREALGYAAPHFPLADHYASEGDEWMYGRGAHGKLTDSGDWRETIDLHTHRYMLEDTRLGLSFLVSTGRWAGVPTPVAQGLLNIASAITGRDLYAEGRTLERLGLDRLSRAGMAELLEQGC
- a CDS encoding 3-hydroxybutyryl-CoA dehydrogenase; amino-acid sequence: MEDRICVIGAGRMGEGITLSYVHAGREVTLIDIKPRMAAEQAEHHARVRANLRRELGTLSRLGLLDAAQADTAMQRVRLCGRDDATADVQAARVVFEAVPERLDAKRDAFAWLGQVCGKDAIIASTTSTFLVTELAELVQYPERFLNAHWLNPAYLIPLVEVSRGPRTNDAALQALLDVLRQAGKVPVQCAPSAGYIVPRIQALAMNEAARMVEEGVASAEDIDTAVRLGFGLRFSVLGLLEFIDWGGGDILYYASRYLEGEIGPRFASPDVIARNMEQGRNGLRDGKGFYDYAGVDVDAYKMERLGQLCKRLEMMGLLPRAGGARQPPP
- the ampC gene encoding class C beta-lactamase, encoding MTFHAARRAFLQALATVAGGAVFSLVAVSGVQAGSSPATADQSAASSQPVRAEPVPPGVDIDDAVHALMQEYDVAGLAIAVTRDGHHEFRNYGVASLQTHTPVSRDTLFELGSISKTFTVTLATYAQALGKLSLTDSPARFVPALQGTAFGKLNLIHLGTHTGGGFPLQVPDAVTNDAQLMAYLAAWTPRYAPGTYRTYANPSIGMLGVVAAKSLGEPYAQAMEKTLLPMLGLANTYIHVPAARMGDYAQGYNKQNAPVRVNPGVLADEAYGVKTSASDLIRFVDANMGVASAPREFSAKAAREAKIAKRVIGDAVMAKALADTHVGYYDVGPMTQDLAWEQLAYPVTLEALLAANAGTLNSRSYPAKALTPPQAPRADVWINKTGSTNGFGAYVAFVPARKVGVVILANRNIPNEARVRLAYRILEADAH
- a CDS encoding D-amino acid dehydrogenase gives rise to the protein MPRIAIIGAGITGVTSAYALCKLKYQVTVYDRQRYPAMETSYANGGQLSASNAEVWNSTATIFKGLRWMLRKNAPLLLNPRFSWHKYSWLAPFMAQIPNYRDNTIATTRLAIQARQHLFDMAEAEGIDFDLERRGILHIYHDAASFKAAHRANTLLQAGGLDRYAVTADEARAIEPTLQTGCHGGFYTPSDATGDIHKFTRGLARACERRGVSFVQDADIGAIRPHNGGYGLEVRRNGGTEREPHEADAIVVCAGSASRQFAKLLGDRLNIYPVKGYSISVHLDDADSRAAAPRVSLLDEAAKIVTSRLGDRFRVAGTAEFNGFNLDIRAERVQPLIDWTRKHFPNVMTSRVVPWCGLRPMTPNMLPRVGPGKRPGVFYNTGHGHLGWTLSAATAQVLAEGVRAAFPSSPTAHAG